The Hyalangium minutum genomic sequence GTACGAGCTGACCGAAGTCGTCATCACGTCGATCTCCGTCGCGGGAGGCGCCCGGGGAGACCCCGTCGAGACGGTGTCGCTCGACTACGCGACCATCGAGTGGAAAGAGGGCGCGAGCAACTCGACGAAGTGGGATCGCAAGACCAACAAGACGGCCTGAGCCAGCGGACGGAGGAGCGCGATGGGCACCCAACAGGATGAACTGCTCCAGGCCTACCAGCGGGAACTGGCCTGGCTGCGCGGGGAAGGGGCGGAGTTCGCCGCCCACTACCCCAAGCTGGCCGCGAGGCTGCGTTTAGGAGCGAGCGAGGTGGGCGATCCCCACGTGGAGCGCCTCATCGAGTCGTTCGCATTCCTCACCGCGCGCGTCCAGCACGCCTTCGACAGCGATCTGCCGGAGCTCTCCACCACACTGCTGGGCCTGCTGGCCCCTCACCTGGTGGAGCCCCTGCCCTCGCTGTCCATCGCCTGCTTCGAGGTGGATACGGCGGCGGGCCTGCCCCTCGCGGGCCACCGCATCGAGCGCGGCACGCAGCTGCTGGCCGAGCCGCGCCCGGGGCAGACCTGCCGCTTCCGCACCTGCTCACCGGTGACCCTCTGGCCGCTGAAGGTGGCGGAAGCGAGCCTGGAGTCCCCGCTCTCCTTCAGCTGGCTGCGCACGCGGCGGGACGTGTCCGCGGTGCTGCGGCTCCGGCTGGAGGCGCGCGGAGCCCAGCTGGCGGAGCTGCAGCTGGACCGGCTCCAGTTCTTCCTCGACGGCCCTCCCGAGGTGGCCTTCCGCCTCTACGAGCTGCTCACCTGCCAGGCCCGAGGCGTGGCGCTTGCGCCGGACAGCGCACCGGATGAGCCTCACCTCCAGCCCATGGACAGCCTGCGTCAGCTCGGCTTCGGCCCCGAGGAGGCAGTGCTGCCCTCCCCTCCGCACCTGCACCGCGGCTACCGCCTGCTGCAGGAGTACTTCGCCTTCCCCGAGAAGTTCCTCTTCTTCGAGCTGGCGCTGGAGCGCGCGTGCCTCCAGGCCTCCCAGCAAGCGCTCGAGGTCTACGTGCTGCTGGAAGGCGCGCCCAGCGAGGGCCTCGCGCTCACGCCCGAGACGTTCCGGCTGGGCTGCACCCCCATCATCAACCTCTTCCCCAAGCTGGCCGAGCCCGTCCGGCTGGATCAGCGCCGCACCGAGTATCCGCTGGTGCCCGACTACCGCCGCCCGAGGGAGCTGGAGCTCCACTCCATCCTCTCGGTCACCGCTGCCACGGAGGGAGCCGGGAGCACGAGGGAAGTCGATCCCCTCTTCTCCTGGAGCCACGGGGAGGACGGAGAGGAGCCGCGCGCCTTCTGGTACACCCGGCGCCAGCCCACCGGCCGAGCGGGGGGACAGGGCTCGCAGGTGCTGCTGTCCTTCGTGGATCTGGAGCTCGATCCCCACCTGCCCGCGGAGCAGACGCTGCACGTGCACACGCTGTGCACCAACGGGGAGCTGCCCGTGCAGTTGGCGCCCGGCTCGGCGCTGCAGGTGGAGGAGCGGGTCCCCGTGGGCGCCATCCGCTGCCTGCGCCGCCCCACGCCTCCCCGCGAGCCTCCGGACAAGGGCCCCGTGCTGTGGCAGCTCGTCTCGTTGCTGTCGTTGAACCACCTCTCGCTCGCCACCGGCCCGCGGGCGCTGGAGGCGCTCGAGGAGCTGCTGCGGCTGCATGACTGCTCCGGCGGCCAGGTGTCCGTGCAGCAACTCCAGGGGCTGACAGGGCTGGAGAGCCGCCCGGTGGTGCGCCAGCGAGGCTGGGAGGCCTGGCGAGGCTTCTGCCGGGGCCTGGAGATCACCCTCACCTTCGACGAGTCCCGCTACGTGGGCGGCAGCGCCCTGCTGCTCGCGGCGGTGCTCCACCACTTCCTCGGCCTGTACGCCCCGGTGGATTCCTTTACCCAGCTCGTCGCGAGGAGCGAGCAGCGGGAGGACACATGGAAGCGATGGCCCCCCATGGCCGGCGACGCGCCCCTGGTGTAGCGCAGGAGCTCTTCGAGTCCGGCCACCGCTTCGACTTCTTCCAGGCGATGCGCCTGCTGCGGCGGCTGCGCCCCGAGGCACCGGTGCGCCTGCGCTCCTCGGGAGACATGGCCTTTCCCCCCAGCGACATCGTCCAGGTGAAGCCACCCGCGCGGCCGGGAGAGGCGCCGGAGCTGACGGTGGCCTTCCTCGGGCTGGGCGGGGTGCAGGGGCCGCTGCCGAGGCCCTTCGCCCAACAGCTCCGGGACCGGACGCGCGCGGGGGACACGGGGCTGCGCGACTTCCTGGACATCTTCCACCACCGGCTGCTGTCGCTGCTGTACCAGGGGCGGGTGCTGCGCCGGGTGTGGCTGGAGCCGGGCCCGCCTGAGGCCCACGCCGTGGCCCGCTACCTGTACGCGTGGATGGGGCTGGGCACCCGGGGGACGCGAGGACGGCTGGAAGTCGAAGATCGCATGCTGCTGCGCTACGCGGGGCTGCTCGCGCACCGGCCCGTGTCCCTGGAAGCGCTGCGGGCCCTGATCTCGGACGCGCTGAGCGTGGGGGTGAGGCCGAGAGCGCCCCAGGGTGCGTGGCTGCCGCTGGAGGCGGAGCAGTGGACGCGGCTGGGCCTCACCGGCGGCAACCAGCGGCTCGGCCAGGACGCGGTGCTGGGCACGCGCGCGTGGCTGGAGCAGGCGGGTGTGGAGCTGGAGCTGGGGCCTCTCTCGTGGCGCCGCTACGTGGAGCTGCTGCCGGGGAGCCGGGGCCTGGGCACCCTGCGCTCGCTCACCCGGTTCGCGCTGGGTCCGGGCCTCGAGGTGCGGCTGGTGCTGTCCGTGCGCGCCGCGGAGATCCCCGCGCAGCCCCTAAGCGCTCCGAGCGGCCCACGCCTGGGGTGGACTTCCTGGCTGCGCGCCAGCCCCGGCCGACAGGGAGTCCAGACGGTGGCGCTCGCACCCCATCACCTGGCCGCACACGAGGAGGGACCATGAGGTCGGGATTCACGCAGGATCAGGTTTATCTCTCCGTCACCACGCCGATGGGCAAGGACGTGCTGCGGCTGCACGGCTTCCAGGGCGAGGAGGCCTTATCGCAGCCCTTCCACTTCACCCTGGAGCTGCACTCCGAGCGGCTCGACGTGGACTTCTCGCGGCTGGTGGGCCAGGGCGCGGCCATCTCCCTGGTGCTGCGCGACGGTACCGAGCGGTGCTTCCATGGACTCGTCACCCGCTTCGTCCAGGCCGGCACCTTCTCGGACTTCACCCGGTACATCGCCGAGCTGCGCCCCTGGCTGTGGCTGCTCACGCTCACCCGCGACAGCCGCATCTTCCAGAACCTGACGGTGCCGGAGCTCCTCCAGCAGCTCTTCCGGGAGCAGGGCTTCAGCGACTTCCGGCTGGCGCTGCGGCGCAGCTACACCCCTCGCGAGTACTGCGTGCAGCACCAGGAGTCCGCGTTCGACTTCGCCTCGCGGCTCATGGAGGACGAGGGCATCTTCTACTTCTTCGAGCACACGAAGGACCGGCACACGCTGGTGCTAGCGGACGATGCGGCGGCCCATCTGCCCTGCCCGGGGCCGGGGGTGGCCCGCGTGCAGGGCCATCAAGGCGCGGCGCGGACGGACGATGCCGTGACGGGGTGCCAGATGGAACAGCAGGTGGTGCCCGGGCGCTACGCGTTGGGGGACTACTCCTTCCAGACGCCCTCGACGCGGCTCCAGGCGCGGGTGAGCGGCCCGGAGGCGCGCCTCGAGCAGTACGAGTACCCGGGGACCTTCACCCGCCAGGACCAGGGCGAGCAGCGCGGCCGCATCCGCCTGGAGGCCCACGAGGTGCAGTCCCGGGCGCTGCGAGGCCAGAGCCACGTGCGTTGGTTCATCCCCGGCTACCGCTTCACCCTCGCCGAGCACGAGCGCAAGGACATCAATGCGGAGTACGTGCTGCGCTGGGTGTCCCACGCGGCCACGGTGGAGGGGTACACCAACAGCTTCGAGGCCTTCCCGGCTGCCACGCCCTTCCGTCCGCCCCGAGTGACGCCCCGGCCGATGGCCACCGGCGTGCAGAGCGCCCGCGTGGTGGGCAAGGCGGGTGAGGAGATCTGGACGGATCAGTTTGGCCGGGTGAAGGTCCAGTTCCACTGGGATCGCCAGGGCCGGAAGGACGAGCGCAGCTCGTGCTGGATCCGGGTGGCGCAGGGCCAGGCCGGCAAGGGCTGGGGGAACTTCTTCCTGCCCCACGTGGGCCAGGAGGTGCTGGTCACCTTCCTGGATGGAGATCCGGATCGGCCCATCATCACCGGCTCCGTCTACAACGCCGAGCAGCAGGTGCCGTACCCGCTGCCTGCGGGGCAAACGCGGAGCACGGTGCGCGGCGATGCCTCGGGCGAGGGCCCGCCCAATGAGCTGTCCTTCGAGGACAAGAAGGGGGCGGAGGAGCTCGCCCTGCACGCCCGCCGGGACATGAAAGTCTCGGTGCAGCGCGACAGCGTGACGGAGATCCAGGGCAACTGCACGATCCGGGTGCGGGGCAACCTCACCCTGGACGTCCGGGGCTCCATCAACCTCAAGGCGGGGAGGAACTTCACCCAGCGGGCGGGGATGTCGCTCACGAGCCTGGCTGGGACGAACCTGACGCAGAAGGCCCAGCTCGTGCTGGAGAGCTCGGCGGGGACGATGATGCGGCACACGTCCGGCCTGGCGATGCTGGCCGACGCCCAGACGATGGTCACCAACGCCCGGCTCGTGCACATGCTCAAGGCAACGCCGCTCATCATCCAGGGGCCGATGATCATGCAGCCCATGGGGGGGCCGCCGCTCCCACCGATGCCGCCCACAGGCTGAGCGCACCACCACGAAGACAACGGGGGGAGAACCATGCCGAGGGAATACACGGAGACGGACGAGCGGGCGCGGGTGCGCGAGCGCTTCACCCTGGATGACGAGGGGCGGCTGGAGGGCGTGGCCACCACCTATGACGAAGCGGGCCGGCGCATCCAGGAGTCGACCTGGCACGCGGGCACGCTGCACGGTCCCACGATCCACTACGGCCCGGACGGTCAGGTGGTGCAGCGGGTGACGTTCGTTTCAGGCCAGCTCAAGGGACCGGCGGAGCTTCAAGGCGAAGAGGGGCGCCTCCGTCTCCAGTTGGGCTTCCACGAGGGCCGGCTGCATGGCGAGCTGCACGCTTGGCAGGACGGCCAGCCCTTGATGAAGCACACCCTGGCAGAGGGCACCCCCGAGGGTCCGCTCGAGCTCTACGAGGCAGGCCGGCTCACCCGCCGGGTGCTCTTCCAGCAGGGACATCCTCTTGAGGAGAACACAGGGCCACATGAACAGCAGGCCCCTGGGGCCACGCCTGAGGAGAAAGCAGCCCCGGACCGCGCGCCCCTCTCCTCCTGGCTGCAGGGCTGGCTCCAGGGGAGCCACGGCACCTGAGTCACATCGGCCCTCGGAACACTCCAATGGATGGGGAGCCTCACCTTTCACCTTCTCAAGGAGACACACGATGCGCCGGATGCTGTCCCTGGCAATGATTGCCGCCGTGACTTGGGGCTCGAGTGCGCTGGCGCGCGCCGAGCCCACCCCTCTCGCTATCACCCGCAAGGACAGCCCCCAGGTGCTGACGCTGGGCGGCGGGCCCGAGGGAAAGGACGGAGCGGCGATCCTGCTGTCCCCCAACAAGGCCCTGCCCGGCCAGAACTTCTCGCTCAAGCCGGTGGGCAAGCCTGAGGATCAGACGTTCAACATCGTCTCCCAGCAGAGCCCATGGTGCGTCGACGTCGAGCGAGGGAGCACCGAGGACGGTGCCGCGATCGTCCAGAAGCCATGCAACGGCGCGACGTGCCAGGTGTTCCGGGTGAGCGACCGGGGCGCCGATGGCCACCGCGAGCTCCGCAATGAGCTCAGCGGCAAGTGCCTGTCGGCGCCGCAGAGCAAGGACTCCGGGCTGATCCAGGCCACGTGCACCGGTAAGGACGAGCAACGCTTCCGCATCAGCCCCCAGCGCGACGGCTGACCCAGCGCAAAGCGTTTTCAACGTCGCCGCGTGCGCGTCAGCGGAAGGGCTGGGCGAGATAGTGGGCGCCCAGCTCCGTCACCGTGCCCGGAGCGCCGAGCAGGCTCGCGAAGCACGGATCATTCGTCCACCGCCCCGTGAACCAGGCGTAGCGGAACACGTCCTCCCGGCTCTCGCAGACGGCGACCATCTCTGTCATCTGCGCCTTCTGCTTGGCCACCGAGTCGATCTGCGCGCCATCCCTCTGGGTGTGGCAGTTGGCGAACTCGGTGACCCAGAACGGCTTGCCGTACTTCTTGAGCCGGTCCAGCTGCTGCGCCAGCCCATAGTCGTACCAGTGGAACGCGAGGTAATCGATCCGCGGATCTCGGTTCCCATTCGCCGAGCGATAGGCCGCATAGAAGGCGTCGAGCCAGACGATCGGATCCGCGTAGCCGGGATAGGTGCCCCAGGTGATGGCGGGGCCTACGAGTTTCACCCCGGTGTTCGCGGCGACGCTCTCGTACCGAGGCCACAACTGCGCGGCGGCCTGGGGCGACATGTTGGCCTGATCCGTCAGGTTGGGCTCGTTGAGGAGCAGCAGGTACTGGACGGAGGGATGGGCCTTCAGAAAGGCCTCGATGCTGGCGGCGTCGAAGTTCCCGTTCCAGAGCATGGGAATGAAGTCCATGCCGTAACGGGACCGATAGTCCGTGGGCACCCCCGCATGGGGCCGAGGGCTCCAGTTGTACCACCAGCTCACCCCCGAAGAGACGGCCGCCATGTCCTCGGGAGTGGCCAGATCGAAGGCAATCCCCCGCTTGGCACTCTTGGGCGGAGGCTGCGGCTGAGTGCCTCCATCCGTCGGAGTCTCCGTGCCTCCGTCCCCCGGAAGCTCGGGGCCCGTGTCCGGCTTGCTGGACCCACACCCCAGCAGCAGCAGCGCGGTGATGCACAACGCTTTCACGCGAGGGCTCATCGGTCTCCATCTCTTCCCAGCAGGCACTTGTGCCCATCTGAAAACGCCATCACAGGAAACTCAAGGAATTCTTGACTATCACACAGCCAGGAGCGTACTTCCCCGAGACTCGCCAAGAAGGAGCCCGCCATGACGCACCACACTCGCTCACTGGGGAAGCGCCTCTCGTTGTCTTCGAAGGGCCTGAGGATGGCCTGTCTCGCCCTGGGACTGCTCGCCGGGATGACGGCCTCGGCAGGTCCCACGGTGCAGGTCGTCTGGTCGTCCGAGAAAAACCCGGGCGATGGGGCCTGGTTCAACGGGCCGATGTCGTCTCCCTATGCGCTGAGCCAGCAGGCCTCGAGCGCCTTCACTGACCCGACCTCCACGTCCGCCACCTCGATCGCCGTGGATCCCTCGGTGCAGTACCAGAGCATCCTCGGCATCGGCACGTCGCTGGAGGAGTCGACGATCTTCAACCTGGCGCGGATGTCCTCGGCGAAGCGGACGGAGGTGCTGCAGAAGCTGCTGTCGCCCTCCACCGGCGCGGGCATGAATCTGGTGCGCATCACCTTTGGCACGTCTGACTTCACGGGCCGCACGTTCTACACCTATGACGACCGGCCCTATGGGCAGACGGACCCGAGCCTGACGTACTTCTCCATCCAGAAGGACATCGACTACAACATCATCTCCACGCTCAAGCAGGCGCTGGCGGTCAATCCCAACCTGAAGATCTTCGCGAGCCCCTGGAGCCCGCCGGCGTGGATGAAGGACAACCAGAGCCTCATCGGCGGCAAGCTGCTGACGCAGCACATCCCGGTGCTCGCCACGTACTACCGCAAGGCGATCCAGGCCTACCAGGCGCAGGGCATCCCCATCTACGGGCTCACGGTGCAGAACGAGCCGTTGTACACGGCGCCGGACTACCCGAGCACCCACGTCACCGCGGACCAGGAGCGCCAGCTCATCATTGCCGTGCGCAACGAGCTGAACGCCAACGGCCTGAGCGGGGTGAAGATCTGGGCGTATGACCACAACTTCGACTCGGCGGCGGCGTACATGGCGCCCATCATGAGCGACGCCACGGCGAACGCGGCGGTGGACGGGGTGGCCTTCCACGACTACGCGGGCGACCCGAGCACCATGACCACGGTGCACAACTCCTATCCCAGCAAGAACATGCTGATGACGGAGCGCTCCTGGTGGGGCACCTCGGGGGCAGATCGGATGGCGCAGTACTTCCGCAACTGGGCGGTCAGCTACAACGCCTGGGTGACGATGCTCGACAGCACCATCAAGCCCGAGCAGTGGACGGGAACGCCCGGCCCGACGATGGTCATTCAGAACGCGTACACCTATGACACGTACTGGCTGCTGCCCGAGTACTACCTGATTGCCCAGTACTCCAAGTTCGTGCAGCCGGGGGCCAAGCGCATCTCGAGCACCTATGGCTCCAGCGGCACGGTGACGAACGTGTCCTTCCTCAACCCGGACAACACGATTGTCTCGGTCATCATCAACCAGACGGGCTCGAGCCAGACGTTCAAGCTCACGAGCGAGGGCCAGGAGCTGGTCGCCACGATTCCCGCGAAGACGGTGGGCACGTACAAGTGGACGCGTCAGGGCACGGGCACGCCGGCGAACCTGCTGACCAACCCGGGCTTCGAGACGGGCACTGCGTCGAGCTGGACGAGCGAGTGGCACAACGCGGTGCTGGCCTACAAGGTGGACACGGACTACCCCTACCTGGGCTCGTACAAGCTCACCCTCTTCGAGGTGGGGGCCTATCAGCAGGTCCTGGGGCAGGTGAAGTCGGTGGCCAACGGCACGTACACGGCCAGCGTGTACGTGCGCTCAGGCGGCGGCCAGCGGGTGCTGCGCCTGTACGCGAAGAACTATGGGGGCGCGGAGAAGACGGCGGAGATCGGCTCCAGCGCCGTCACCAACTACACCCAGTACACGATCACCGGCATCCAGGTGACCAACGGATCCATCGAGATCGGCGTGTACACGGACGCCAACGCCTACAACTGGGCGGCGTTCGACAACTTCGAGCTGGTGAAGAACTGACGGGCTATCGAAGCGAGCCGGTGTTGGAGACGTAGGCCGTCTTTCCATCCGAAGACGCAACCCCCGCCAGGGTGGCGGGGTCCACAATCGCCAGCGTGTGGGTGGTCTTCGAGACGATGAGCAGAGAGCGCTTCGGCGTGGGCTCCGCGGCGCTCTGCTCCCACCGCGACACAGATCATCAGGGTGCGATCCAGTTGGACTGCACCCGGGTGGGGGCAGCCAGGGAAGGGGCCTCCGGACCGGACGACACCTGGAAGAAGGACACGAGGCGCCGGAGCGTCTCGGCTTGGGCCGACATCTCCTCGGCCGTCGAGGACAGCTCTTCGGCCGCCGAGGCGTTGCGCTGCGTGACTCGGTCCACCTGCTTCATCGCCTCATTCATCTGGGTCACCCCGGAGGCCTGCATGGTGGAACTGGAGACCACCTCCTGCACCAGCTCCGACGTCCTCCGGATGGAGGGCACCAACGCCTCGAGCAGGGTTCCCGAGCGCTCGGCCACCTTCACGCTCTGGAAGGCCATGGTGCCAATCTCTCGCGCCGCGCCCTGGGCGCGCTCGGCCAGCTTGCGCACCTCGGTCGCCACCACCGAGAAGCCCCGGCCGTGCTCACTGGCCCGCGCCGCCTCGATGGCCGCGTTCAGGGCCAGCAGGTTCGTCTGGTAGGCCATCTCCTCGATGATGGAGATCCGCTCGGCGATGGCACTCATCGCCTGCACCGTCTCCTTCACCGCATGGCCGCTCTCGGACGCCTCGGCGGCCCCCTGGAGGGCCATCTGCGCCATCTGCCGGCTGTGGTTGCCATTCTCATGGATGCTGGCGCTCATCCTCTCCAGGCCGGCGGTCGTCGCCTCCACGCTGCTGGCCTGCTCGCTGGTGCCCTGCGACAGCGACTGAGAGGCTGCCGCCACCTGCGCCGACGCCGAGGCCAGCGCCCGGGCGCCCTGGAGCACCTCGCGCAGCGTCTGCTCCAGCCGCTGCACCATGCGCTTCATGGCCGCCAGCATCTGGCCCGCCTCATCCCGGGTGGCCGCCTCGATGTGCACGGTGAGCTCGCCCTCGGCGATGCGGTCCGCGACACGGACCGCCTCCGCGAGAGGACGGATGATGCTCCGGGCCACGGCCAGGCAGAGCAGCGCCCCCAGCAAGAAGCTGGAGAACATCACGGCGAGGATCCACCGCCGGGCGGACTCGTGAACCGCGGCGGCCTGAGCGGTCGCCTGGCGCGCGCCTCCGATGAAGGAGCCCACCAGCGTGTTCAGCCGTTCCGAGACGGCTTTGAAGGACTCCTCCGTCTGGAGCTGGAGCGACGCCATACTTGGATCCCCCTTGGTTCGCCGGGAGAGTTCGAGCAAGCGCTGGTGCTGCTCGAGGTAGCTCGCCCAGTGCCTCTGGAGCTCGTCGACGGCCGCGCGCTCGGACTCCTTGCGTGAGGCCTGCTGGTAGGCCTGCAGGGACTGCGCGAAGTCCTCTCGGGCCTGCTTCGCCTCGCGTTCGAAGCGCTCCATCCTCTCGGGGGACGAGGCCACGAGGTGGCTCAGCTCAGAGGTGCGCAGCCGGTACAGGCTGCTGCGCAGCCTCGAGAGGTGTTGGACACTGGGGCCCCATTGGTTGGCCGCGTCGTCCGCCGCCTGGCGGAGCTGATCAATCACACCGAGGGCGAAAACCCCCAGCCCCGAGGACAGGAGCAGCAAGGAGAGGAAGGCCACCAGGAGCTTGGTGGTGATCTTGAGGTTCTGGAACCACGCCATGCAGACCTCGCGTGCGGAGGGCGGGATCTTCATGCGGAGCGGGGGGGTGTCCAGATTACGCGCTTCCCTGGGGCACAATGCCCCATCTGGAGCCAAAGACGGCGGGCGCACCGCTGGCTTCAGGAGGCGCCCCCCGGGTTGTCATCGCTGTCCACGCCGTTGACACCTCAGCGCCTGGGCCCAAAGTCAGGCACAAAGGTTTCGCGCCCTTACACGGTGGCTGTGCAGTTGCACAGGGCCTGCGCATGAGCGCCTCCTTCTATCTGTTGCTCGCGATCGGCCTGCTCGGGGCATTTGACGTCGTCTACTTCCACATCTACCGCTGTCGCCTGCACTCGAGGCCGGAGTGCAGACGCGAGGTGCTCTGGCACACCGTTCGTCATCTCGTGTACACGCTGCAGCTCTTCTGGGTGCCGCACCTGCGCTTCCATGGAGCAGCGCTCCTGATGCTGGGGGTGCTGTACGCCGCGGATGTCTTTGTCGCCTGGGCGGACGTCTGGGAGGAGCGGGACAGCCGTGCGCCTCAGGGCGGTTTGCCTCGGGGCGAGTACTTCATGCACGTGGTGCTCAGCTTGCTCGTGGGCCTCTACCTCATGACCACCTTCCAGGCCGTGTGGCCAGACCGGCTGCTGCCCACTGCGATCCGCGTGGAGCCCCCCGCGGTTCCCGTCGTGCTGCGGGCCTTCATGACGCTCATGGGCGCAGTGACGCTGGCGGCCTTCGTTCATGATCTCCGCCGGTGGATCTCTCGTCCTGCCGCACCGGCCGCCACGAACCACGAACTCCTCGCGCGCCGCATCGTGGTGGAGGCACTCATCCCTGCCCCCATTGAGCGTGTCTGGGAGCGCTCCCAAGATCCGGACTTGCACACGGGCTGGGATCTGCGCTTCTCCGCCATCCGCTACCTCCCCGGCCAAGACGCGCGCGGATTCCAGCTCATGGAGTACCGCACGCGCCTCGGCTTTGGGCTCGAAGTGACAGGGTGGGGCCGCTACCTGCAGAACGTCCCTCTCGAGCGCTCGA encodes the following:
- a CDS encoding type VI secretion system Vgr family protein; the encoded protein is MRSGFTQDQVYLSVTTPMGKDVLRLHGFQGEEALSQPFHFTLELHSERLDVDFSRLVGQGAAISLVLRDGTERCFHGLVTRFVQAGTFSDFTRYIAELRPWLWLLTLTRDSRIFQNLTVPELLQQLFREQGFSDFRLALRRSYTPREYCVQHQESAFDFASRLMEDEGIFYFFEHTKDRHTLVLADDAAAHLPCPGPGVARVQGHQGAARTDDAVTGCQMEQQVVPGRYALGDYSFQTPSTRLQARVSGPEARLEQYEYPGTFTRQDQGEQRGRIRLEAHEVQSRALRGQSHVRWFIPGYRFTLAEHERKDINAEYVLRWVSHAATVEGYTNSFEAFPAATPFRPPRVTPRPMATGVQSARVVGKAGEEIWTDQFGRVKVQFHWDRQGRKDERSSCWIRVAQGQAGKGWGNFFLPHVGQEVLVTFLDGDPDRPIITGSVYNAEQQVPYPLPAGQTRSTVRGDASGEGPPNELSFEDKKGAEELALHARRDMKVSVQRDSVTEIQGNCTIRVRGNLTLDVRGSINLKAGRNFTQRAGMSLTSLAGTNLTQKAQLVLESSAGTMMRHTSGLAMLADAQTMVTNARLVHMLKATPLIIQGPMIMQPMGGPPLPPMPPTG
- a CDS encoding methyl-accepting chemotaxis protein translates to MKIPPSAREVCMAWFQNLKITTKLLVAFLSLLLLSSGLGVFALGVIDQLRQAADDAANQWGPSVQHLSRLRSSLYRLRTSELSHLVASSPERMERFEREAKQAREDFAQSLQAYQQASRKESERAAVDELQRHWASYLEQHQRLLELSRRTKGDPSMASLQLQTEESFKAVSERLNTLVGSFIGGARQATAQAAAVHESARRWILAVMFSSFLLGALLCLAVARSIIRPLAEAVRVADRIAEGELTVHIEAATRDEAGQMLAAMKRMVQRLEQTLREVLQGARALASASAQVAAASQSLSQGTSEQASSVEATTAGLERMSASIHENGNHSRQMAQMALQGAAEASESGHAVKETVQAMSAIAERISIIEEMAYQTNLLALNAAIEAARASEHGRGFSVVATEVRKLAERAQGAAREIGTMAFQSVKVAERSGTLLEALVPSIRRTSELVQEVVSSSTMQASGVTQMNEAMKQVDRVTQRNASAAEELSSTAEEMSAQAETLRRLVSFFQVSSGPEAPSLAAPTRVQSNWIAP
- a CDS encoding RICIN domain-containing protein, producing MRRMLSLAMIAAVTWGSSALARAEPTPLAITRKDSPQVLTLGGGPEGKDGAAILLSPNKALPGQNFSLKPVGKPEDQTFNIVSQQSPWCVDVERGSTEDGAAIVQKPCNGATCQVFRVSDRGADGHRELRNELSGKCLSAPQSKDSGLIQATCTGKDEQRFRISPQRDG
- the tssG gene encoding type VI secretion system baseplate subunit TssG; the protein is MEAMAPHGRRRAPGVAQELFESGHRFDFFQAMRLLRRLRPEAPVRLRSSGDMAFPPSDIVQVKPPARPGEAPELTVAFLGLGGVQGPLPRPFAQQLRDRTRAGDTGLRDFLDIFHHRLLSLLYQGRVLRRVWLEPGPPEAHAVARYLYAWMGLGTRGTRGRLEVEDRMLLRYAGLLAHRPVSLEALRALISDALSVGVRPRAPQGAWLPLEAEQWTRLGLTGGNQRLGQDAVLGTRAWLEQAGVELELGPLSWRRYVELLPGSRGLGTLRSLTRFALGPGLEVRLVLSVRAAEIPAQPLSAPSGPRLGWTSWLRASPGRQGVQTVALAPHHLAAHEEGP
- a CDS encoding toxin-antitoxin system YwqK family antitoxin; protein product: MPREYTETDERARVRERFTLDDEGRLEGVATTYDEAGRRIQESTWHAGTLHGPTIHYGPDGQVVQRVTFVSGQLKGPAELQGEEGRLRLQLGFHEGRLHGELHAWQDGQPLMKHTLAEGTPEGPLELYEAGRLTRRVLFQQGHPLEENTGPHEQQAPGATPEEKAAPDRAPLSSWLQGWLQGSHGT
- a CDS encoding glycoside hydrolase family 30 beta sandwich domain-containing protein, coding for MTHHTRSLGKRLSLSSKGLRMACLALGLLAGMTASAGPTVQVVWSSEKNPGDGAWFNGPMSSPYALSQQASSAFTDPTSTSATSIAVDPSVQYQSILGIGTSLEESTIFNLARMSSAKRTEVLQKLLSPSTGAGMNLVRITFGTSDFTGRTFYTYDDRPYGQTDPSLTYFSIQKDIDYNIISTLKQALAVNPNLKIFASPWSPPAWMKDNQSLIGGKLLTQHIPVLATYYRKAIQAYQAQGIPIYGLTVQNEPLYTAPDYPSTHVTADQERQLIIAVRNELNANGLSGVKIWAYDHNFDSAAAYMAPIMSDATANAAVDGVAFHDYAGDPSTMTTVHNSYPSKNMLMTERSWWGTSGADRMAQYFRNWAVSYNAWVTMLDSTIKPEQWTGTPGPTMVIQNAYTYDTYWLLPEYYLIAQYSKFVQPGAKRISSTYGSSGTVTNVSFLNPDNTIVSVIINQTGSSQTFKLTSEGQELVATIPAKTVGTYKWTRQGTGTPANLLTNPGFETGTASSWTSEWHNAVLAYKVDTDYPYLGSYKLTLFEVGAYQQVLGQVKSVANGTYTASVYVRSGGGQRVLRLYAKNYGGAEKTAEIGSSAVTNYTQYTITGIQVTNGSIEIGVYTDANAYNWAAFDNFELVKN
- the tssF gene encoding type VI secretion system baseplate subunit TssF; translation: MGTQQDELLQAYQRELAWLRGEGAEFAAHYPKLAARLRLGASEVGDPHVERLIESFAFLTARVQHAFDSDLPELSTTLLGLLAPHLVEPLPSLSIACFEVDTAAGLPLAGHRIERGTQLLAEPRPGQTCRFRTCSPVTLWPLKVAEASLESPLSFSWLRTRRDVSAVLRLRLEARGAQLAELQLDRLQFFLDGPPEVAFRLYELLTCQARGVALAPDSAPDEPHLQPMDSLRQLGFGPEEAVLPSPPHLHRGYRLLQEYFAFPEKFLFFELALERACLQASQQALEVYVLLEGAPSEGLALTPETFRLGCTPIINLFPKLAEPVRLDQRRTEYPLVPDYRRPRELELHSILSVTAATEGAGSTREVDPLFSWSHGEDGEEPRAFWYTRRQPTGRAGGQGSQVLLSFVDLELDPHLPAEQTLHVHTLCTNGELPVQLAPGSALQVEERVPVGAIRCLRRPTPPREPPDKGPVLWQLVSLLSLNHLSLATGPRALEALEELLRLHDCSGGQVSVQQLQGLTGLESRPVVRQRGWEAWRGFCRGLEITLTFDESRYVGGSALLLAAVLHHFLGLYAPVDSFTQLVARSEQREDTWKRWPPMAGDAPLV
- a CDS encoding glycoside hydrolase family protein — encoded protein: MKALCITALLLLGCGSSKPDTGPELPGDGGTETPTDGGTQPQPPPKSAKRGIAFDLATPEDMAAVSSGVSWWYNWSPRPHAGVPTDYRSRYGMDFIPMLWNGNFDAASIEAFLKAHPSVQYLLLLNEPNLTDQANMSPQAAAQLWPRYESVAANTGVKLVGPAITWGTYPGYADPIVWLDAFYAAYRSANGNRDPRIDYLAFHWYDYGLAQQLDRLKKYGKPFWVTEFANCHTQRDGAQIDSVAKQKAQMTEMVAVCESREDVFRYAWFTGRWTNDPCFASLLGAPGTVTELGAHYLAQPFR